The following are encoded together in the Odocoileus virginianus isolate 20LAN1187 ecotype Illinois chromosome 28, Ovbor_1.2, whole genome shotgun sequence genome:
- the LOC110145984 gene encoding RNA-binding protein 4 isoform X9, with translation MVKLFIGNLPREATEQEIRSLFEQYGKVLECDIIKNYGFVHIEDKTAAEDAIRNLHHYKLHGVNINVEASKNKSKTSTKLHVGNISPTCTNKELRAKFEEYGPVIECDIVKDYAFVHMERAEDAVEAIRGLDNTEFQGGMCVG, from the coding sequence ATGGTGAAGCTATTCATCGGAAATCTGCCCCGGGAGGCCACAGAGCAGGAGATCCGCTCACTCTTCGAGCAGTATGGGAAGGTGCTGGAATGTGACATCATTAAGAACTACGGCTTTGTGCACATAGAGGACAAGACGGCGGCCGAGGATGCCATTCGCAACCTGCACCACTACAAGCTGCACGGGGTGAACATCAACGTGGAAGCCAgcaagaataaaagcaaaacctCTACAAAGTTGCATGTAGGCAACATCAGTCCTACTTGTACCAACAAAGAGCTCCGGGCCAAGTTTGAGGAGTACGGTCCCGTCATCGAATGTGACATCGTGAAAGATTATGCCTTTGTACACATGGAGCGGGCTGAGGATGCAGTGGAGGCCATCAGGGGCCTTGACAACACAGAGTTTCAAG